The Micromonospora sp. Llam0 genome contains a region encoding:
- a CDS encoding DUF5709 domain-containing protein, whose amino-acid sequence MRTDDFPRPVSDPESEGIPQTADDDSTAYDDVASGREADGPDPESIPGDVPVAVDHFGNTAQEQLDGESLDYKLAREALGRPVDDQLSGPVDQTLGDEANSEQAAAQAQRDADVLDPGPYSDPDSPVSLYDHGRLGGADNGLVGRLVEADEGVHTDDEPDSVAADAGAAGGGASAEELAVHEAEAPEDHPIDR is encoded by the coding sequence ATGCGTACAGACGACTTCCCCCGGCCGGTTTCTGACCCGGAGTCCGAAGGAATCCCGCAGACCGCGGACGACGACTCGACCGCGTACGACGACGTGGCCAGCGGCCGCGAGGCCGACGGCCCGGACCCGGAGAGCATCCCGGGCGACGTGCCGGTGGCGGTGGACCACTTCGGCAACACCGCCCAGGAGCAGCTCGACGGGGAGTCGTTGGACTACAAACTCGCCCGGGAGGCGCTGGGCAGGCCGGTGGACGATCAACTCAGCGGGCCGGTCGACCAGACGCTGGGCGACGAGGCCAACAGCGAACAGGCCGCGGCCCAGGCGCAACGCGACGCCGACGTGCTCGACCCCGGCCCGTACTCGGATCCGGACTCACCGGTCTCGCTCTACGATCACGGTCGGCTCGGTGGTGCGGACAACGGCCTGGTAGGGCGGCTGGTCGAAGCCGACGAGGGGGTGCACACCGACGACGAACCGGATTCGGTGGCGGCCGACGCGGGAGCCGCCGGCGGCGGGGCCAGTGCCGAGGAGCTGGCGGTGCACGAGGCCGAGGCCCCCGAGGACCACCCGATCGACCGCTGA
- a CDS encoding response regulator transcription factor, whose translation MVVDDHPMWREGVARDLAEAGHEVVATTGEGRQAVRICAAARPQVVVLDLQLPDISGVEVIRGMLAEQPGVRVLMLSASGEQQSVLDAVKAGATGYLLKSAGPGEFLDAVRRTATGEAVFTPGLAGLVLGEYRRLAATARPAGDEPRLTDRETEVLRLVAKGLSYKQIAGRLGLSHRTVQNHVQNTLGKLQLHNRVELTRYAIEQGLDN comes from the coding sequence ATGGTGGTCGACGACCATCCGATGTGGCGGGAAGGGGTGGCCCGGGACCTGGCCGAGGCCGGCCACGAGGTGGTCGCCACCACCGGGGAGGGACGCCAGGCCGTGCGGATCTGCGCGGCGGCCCGACCCCAGGTGGTGGTGCTGGACCTGCAACTGCCCGACATCTCCGGGGTGGAGGTGATCCGGGGCATGCTGGCCGAGCAGCCCGGCGTACGGGTGCTGATGCTGTCGGCCAGCGGAGAACAGCAGAGCGTGCTCGACGCGGTCAAGGCCGGCGCGACCGGCTACCTGCTGAAGTCGGCCGGCCCGGGGGAGTTCCTCGACGCGGTCCGCCGGACCGCGACCGGGGAGGCCGTGTTCACGCCGGGACTGGCCGGACTGGTGCTCGGCGAGTACCGCCGGCTGGCCGCCACCGCGCGACCCGCCGGGGACGAGCCCCGGCTCACCGACCGGGAGACCGAGGTGCTGCGGCTGGTCGCCAAGGGGCTGTCGTACAAGCAGATCGCCGGCCGGCTGGGGCTGTCCCACCGGACGGTGCAGAACCACGTGCAGAACACCCTGGGCAAGCTGCAGCTGCACAACCGGGTGGAGCTCACCCGGTACGCGATCGAACAGGGCCTGGACAACTGA
- the macS gene encoding MacS family sensor histidine kinase encodes MRQNPAPVGTLIVPLWRALAVFRFTALGYVLVLYARNAADYAHPLVAVPVLLGMIAWTVAATWAYARPRLRRWPLLAADLFVALVPLLVSPWIIGRPALADGVPTIAVAWLAGPVLAWAVAGGRRLGVTAALVLTAADLAVRDRLNESSVTPGVLMLLAGIAVGHVARLIGAAEDRLQRAVELEAATRELAAATRERERLARDIHDSVLQVLAMVARRGADLDGEAGELARLAGEQEAALRALVTSRVTVPPDKPAPPAAFDAGPVDLRSVVNGYASSRVSVATPADPVLLPGRLAAELGAALGAAVDNAVRHGGPQARVWVLVEEEPDAVTVSIRDDGCGIRPGRLAEAAAQGRLGVSQSIEGRVAEIGGTVRIVSEPGAGTEIELRVPSPETTAEEYG; translated from the coding sequence GTGCGGCAGAACCCTGCCCCGGTGGGCACCCTGATCGTCCCGTTGTGGCGGGCCCTCGCGGTGTTCCGGTTCACCGCCCTCGGCTACGTGCTGGTGCTGTACGCCCGCAACGCAGCCGACTACGCCCATCCGCTCGTCGCCGTCCCGGTCCTGCTCGGCATGATCGCCTGGACGGTCGCCGCCACCTGGGCGTACGCCCGGCCCCGACTGCGTCGCTGGCCGCTGCTCGCCGCCGACCTGTTCGTCGCGTTGGTCCCGCTGCTGGTCAGCCCATGGATCATCGGGCGGCCCGCGTTGGCCGACGGGGTGCCGACCATCGCGGTCGCCTGGCTCGCCGGTCCGGTGCTGGCCTGGGCGGTCGCCGGCGGCCGGCGGCTCGGGGTGACCGCTGCCCTGGTGCTGACCGCCGCCGACCTTGCGGTACGGGACCGGCTCAACGAGTCGTCGGTCACTCCCGGTGTGCTGATGCTGCTGGCCGGCATCGCCGTCGGTCACGTGGCCCGGCTGATCGGTGCGGCGGAGGACCGGTTGCAGCGGGCGGTCGAGCTGGAGGCGGCGACCCGGGAGCTGGCCGCCGCGACCCGGGAGCGGGAGCGGCTGGCCCGCGACATCCACGACTCGGTGCTGCAGGTGCTGGCAATGGTCGCCCGGCGCGGGGCCGACCTCGACGGCGAGGCCGGTGAGCTGGCCCGGCTCGCCGGGGAGCAGGAGGCCGCGTTGCGGGCGCTGGTCACCAGCCGGGTCACCGTACCGCCGGACAAGCCTGCCCCGCCGGCGGCGTTCGACGCCGGGCCGGTCGACCTGCGTTCCGTGGTCAACGGGTACGCGTCGTCGCGGGTCTCGGTCGCCACCCCGGCCGACCCGGTGCTGCTGCCCGGTCGGCTCGCCGCCGAGCTGGGCGCGGCGCTCGGTGCCGCGGTGGACAACGCGGTGCGCCACGGCGGTCCGCAGGCGCGGGTGTGGGTGCTGGTCGAAGAGGAGCCGGACGCGGTTACCGTGTCGATCCGGGACGACGGGTGCGGCATCCGACCCGGTCGGCTGGCGGAGGCCGCCGCGCAGGGTCGGCTCGGGGTGAGCCAGTCGATCGAGGGGCGCGTCGCCGAGATCGGCGGCACGGTACGGATCGTCTCGGAGCCCGGCGCGGGCACCGAGATCGAGCTGCGGGTGCCGAGCCCGGAGACGACGGCGGAGGAGTACGGGTGA